gggacaaattgaagatggatatcgactggcctaacacaactcactgtcccaaattgcagcaaaatcggataataaatgtgggttttatgggcttaaaatcttaatcggcggatcggtctatatgccagctatattcaaaactgggccgatctgggccatattgaagaaggacatcgactggccaaacacaaatcactgtcccaaatttcaacaaaatcggataataaatgcggcttttatcggcctaagaccctaaatcggcggatcggtctatatgggggctatatcaagctatatttcgatatagcccatcttcgaattaaacctgcttatggacaaaaacaagaatctgtacaaagttttagctcaatatctctatttttagccCAAAAGGCTTTCAGGCTTCACCATTAAAGGGGATTTTAGtaaccgatttgctgaaattaggcacaatgtgTTGCGTTAGACTCtttgacattcgtaccgagtatggttatgatcggtctatatttcgatacaactgccatatagaacgatctctcaatttaaggttttgggctcatagcATAGTAAGATTTtgcaggcgtatttattgtacgattttgctgaatagcgagttatgttaggcttctccaatatgacccagatcggtccagatttggatggaGCTTCCACAGattccgatctcccgactaaAAGTTTAAGGCCTATACAAGTTgaatttattgaccgatatcgccgaaatttagcacaatgagggGAGGGAAgcagacccttccccttaccccaaaagtactacgaAATtgtccgatcgggacaattcaatttgggattcaaatgaaaggtattcaagagtagagtacgaatttcatattaaaaattgggtccatgtacctggggggccgccccagccccaaaaccccttaaaataggtttatttgacgataatgacaatattggactcaaatgaaaggtattcgggagtagattacgattatggtcaggaagtatgagtgggctttataatttattgataacggaagggggcggaccctctaccgttaccccaaaaacaccacccaaaatcaaatgtggaccgataaggacaatatgggtatcatatgaaaagTATACAGGAGTAGATGACGAATCTGgcgtacaaattcatgtcgaagtataaggggtcaccccaccccttactaaaacgcccaaaatgggcacaatagccaatcacggatatatgggactcggtttgtttgtttgttccgtatagactaaaaacgacacaaccgattttctcgaaattttcgcatattctgtaggttggtctggaaggaaacataggttatataattttgtgatatcgggagggtacttttggggtaagggggaggcccttaccccaaaagtactaccaaaaaataaaagtggaccgatcgggacaatatgggattcaaatgaaaggtattcaagagtagagtacgcattttataataaaaattgggtccatgtacctggggggccgccccagccccaaaaccccctaaatttGGTTTATtaaacgatcatgacaatatgggactcaaatgaaagctattcggaactagattacgaatatggtcaggaagtaagaataggctttataatttatttataacggaagggggaggaccctcctccgttaccccaaaaacaccacccaaaatcaaaagtggaccgataaggacaatatgggtatcaaatgaaaagtatgcgggagtagataacgaatcaggcatacaaattcatgtcgatgtataggggttcaccccacccccacaaaaacgcttaaaatgggcacattatccaatcacggatatatgggactcggtttgtttgttccatatagactgaaaaacggcagaaccgattttctccaaattttcgcatattgtgtagtttagtctggaaggaaacataggctttttcggtatcgaaaggagaacggaccctcccccttatgccaaaaacacaacccaaaatcacaagtggactgatcgagacaatataggtatcaaaagaaaggtattggagagtagaatacgaatatggtattaaaatatgagtctaagtacctatcgcgcctccccaaccccaaaactcccccaaatagacatattggaccttcatttcaatatggggctcaaacgaaaggtattcgggagtagatttcgaatctggcatacaaaatcagatcaatgTATAGGAGGTcaagccacccctcaaaaacgccattagacccattatgactatatgatacttggctgaaacgattttcttaaaattttcatagattgtgtacgtttgtctggaagaaaacataggctatataatttttagatattgggtgaaggcggaccctcccccttaccccaaaacaccacccatatccgaaagtgctccgatgggcacaacaaaggtatcaaataaaaagtattggagaccagaaatcgaatatggtattaaaatttgggtccaagtacccagcggtccataacctgacatacctgtcatatataccgatcttgggtcttgacttcttgagcctctagagggcgcaattcctatccgatttaaataattttgtgcacaaagtattttgttatgatatccaacaactgcgccaagtatggttcgaatcggttcataatctgatatagctgtaatataaaccgatctgaggacttgacttcttgtgcttctagagggcgcaattcctatccgatttggttgaaattgtgcatgacgcATTGTATtcttaatttcaacaactgtgtcaaataaggttcaaatcagttcataacctgatatagctgccatataaaccgatctgggatcttgacttcttgagcctctaaaggtcgcaattattatccgatttgtctgaaattttgtacgacggattgtctcatgaccatcaacttacgtgtttgttatagtctaaatcgatctatagcctgatacagctcccatataaattgatctctctattttacttcttgagcccccaaagggcgcaattcttattggaattggctaacattttacacaggtctccaacatataatttaattgtggtccaaaccggaccatatcttgatatcgctctaatagcacagtaaatcttttcttatatccttttttgcctaagaagagatgccgggaaaagaactcgacaaatgcgatccatggtggagggtatataagattcggcccgctcaaacttagcacgcttttacttgtttttggcttATTTTGGTCCTCAGGGAACAAATTCCCTAGAGGTGGGCGTTTTATTTCATCTTCGCCAAGAAACCAACCTTAATAAAAATCGAGCAACATATCAACTCACCTATCTGCCTCCCATTAGAAGATTGGCAACTTGGATACCATTTTAATTTGATGGTAGAATAATCGCCACGTATTCTCCAGTACAATACTGCTCCGAAATAAAGCCAACAAAATGAAAGCCATCTCTGTTTTAATGCTAATAAATTcagttatattttttaataccaAAAACTAATTTCTTAAAACTTATATCAACAAGTTCTAAGTgctatttataacaaaatacttttaaggaaaaaaatacTAATATATTATGGGACCTTTACACGTAAGTATCACATACCATAAAGAATTCTAATCAActcaaataattaaaaaaaaaatcttttcaataaaaaactcagtcaaatattttcaaaaaatttaaatttttcataaaacctTTGACGATTGATCTACAAGTGCATAGGTCCCATTCATAAGGGCAAGTAAGTGGTTTAAAGCCGCCATTAACTAACTACCCGCAAAATTATTCATCATCCTCGGGAACATCCAAATTCAAGCAGTTAATCCAAAAATGATCCATGGTATGATAGAGATGAGGTAGAAAATTTCCAATGGAATGATTCTCATCAGGATAGGTCTGAaagcaataaaacaaaaaggtGAATAAAGGAATGTCAACATCTATTGAATTGAGCACTTACCATCTCCTCAAACAGAATATCATGGGCCTGCAACACCTTGGCCAACATCAATGACTGCTGGTAGTGCACATTATCATCACCCGAGCCATGTATTAACATAAAATCATGATTACGGAAATTCTCCACCTCCTCCAAAACGCTGGTTCTCAAATATTTCTCCAGATTATCCTCATTCGTAGGCAAACCCATATAACGTTCCGTATATATGGTGTCATAGTACAGCCATGAGGTTACCGGTGCCACTGATATGCCACACTGGAATACACGATCATTATCTTGGGCCAAGGTGCGGGCGgtcatatagccgccataacTCCAACCCCATATGCCACAACGCTCGCGATCCACATAGGATAAGTTATCCTGCAGATATTTGGTGACAGCTATCTGATCGACAACCTCAAATTCACCCAAATGATTGTTCACAGAGAATAGGAAATCTTTGCCTTTGTTTCCAGTGCCGCGGCCATCGATCATAGCATAAATAACCTCACGATTGGTGGTCATATAACCCTCAAAGCCCACATTGAAGCCATTAGTAACTCTCACCGAATTGGGTCCACCATAGACCACCACAATCATGGGATATTTTTTGTTGACATCCAAATTGGGTGGCAGCATTAACTTGGCGAATCCCGTGAAACCACCATCCAAACTAACATTCATATATTGTATAACTGGTCTAAGTCTAGTATCCAAAAATTCTCGGAACGGAGCATTCAATTCCCAATCTTTGATGGGCTGATTAGTTTTGGTCTCAATAACTTTGGTATAGCTGGGATTGGGACCACTGCAGACCACAGTGTAGTAGGAGAATCCCTTACTAAAGACTGCTCCAGCTGATTTACAAGCAtcgccatcgacatccttcaaaTCGCAAGTAAGGCAATCGTCATTACTGAACACATGATAGATGGAGGGATCATTCTTCAAAGTGGCCTGATAGAAACTAGAATGGAAGAAATAGACATATAAGGTTTGCTAGTTggaaaatctttaattattAGACTAGAAAcctaataaaaaccaaaaattttaatccGGTTAAGACGCTTCTAAAGACTAGACCTATGCTGGGAGAAAGCGCTAGCGATCGAGCGATACAGGTACCTAATGGTAAAGGTTTGTAATCAGAACTACGAGTGGCTATCCTTGACCGCAACGATCCTAAAGGCCAATTATCCATGTAAATATAGTTGTAAATTGATGAGAGTATCCTGCAAGCCCTACATAAAAGGGGAGAACAAGTCCTTTTTGGAAGTCAATTGGCCCAAATGGCAGAGAGGTGTAAAGAAGATTAATGCCGcgataaaaataataatgactTTGCCACGTTCTATAAAATTCCCCTGAACGACATTGCAAGTAGCAATAGGTATACTTTTAGAATACTTTCGctcaggaaagggtagttttagtaccctttcactcgggaaagggcagttttagtgcCATTTTTCTcaggatagggtagttttagtaccctttctctcgggaaagtgtacttttagtaccctttctcttttCTTGgggtgtacttttagtacatttttcctTTCCcccgggaaagggtagttttagaattcTTTACtttggaaagagtagttttggtACACTTTACATCGGGAAAGTACCCTTTACATCCctcaggaaagggtagttttagtaccctttcccttgggaaatggaGGATTTATtgtcctttcctttgggaaagggtaattttagtacccctttccttgggaaagggtagttttagtaccatatctcttgagaaagggtagttctagtaccctttcccttggaaaagggtagttttagtacccttttccctttttttaggaaagggtatttttagtacccttttccttgcgaaagggtagttttagtacccttttccttgggaaagggtagtattagtacactttccttggggaaggatagtttAAGAACCCTTTCCTTCGGGAGAGGATAGCTTAAGAACCCTTTCCCtcgagaaagggtagttttagtaacctttgcCTCATGAAAGCTTTAATCCCCTTTCTCTTGAGAATTGCTAGTTTTAGCAacctttccttcgggaaagtgtagttttactaccctttcccttgagaaacgatagtttagtacactttcctcgaaaaacggtagttttagtacactttacaaggtagttttagtaccgtttcctttgggaaagggtagatttccTTCCTTCgtaagagggtagttttagtaccctttccctccgGAAATGCTagctttagtatcctttccctccCGAAAAGATAGTTTAAGTACCCGTTCCCTTGGAAACAGATAGTTTAAGTACATTTTTTCGGAAAGGgctagttttagttccctttttcTCGGAAGAAGAAAGTTTTAGTATCAgttcccttgggaaatggttgttttagtaccctttccctttggaaaagggtagtttgagtaccattttccttgagaaagggtggttttagtgcTCTTTTTCTTGGGGGAAGGATGGTTTCAGAAAGCTTTCCCGCGGGAAAGGATAGCTTAagaaccctttcccttgaggaagggtagttttagtacccattacCTCGGGAAAGCGTAGTTTAAGTGCCCTTTACCtcgggaaagcgtagttttagtactcttatctcgagaaagggtagttttagtaacctttaccTCGAGAATGGatagttttggtaccttttacctcgggaaaggttagttttattacccttttcctcggAAAAGAgtaatttttgtaccctttccttggagaAAGGCTAGCtttagtagttttagtacccattccctcgggaaaagatagttttagtacactttctcgGAAaagttagtaccctttctctctGAAAAAGATAGTTTTAGCATCATTTCTCtcgggaaagagtagttttagtacccttttcctgtagaataattttaataccctttccttcgaAAATGGATAGTTGTAATACCCTTTCCATCGGGAAAggatatttttagtacccttccctcgAGAAAGGCTAGCTTTAGTATCCTTTTACTttaggaagggtagttttaataccctttacctCATTAAAGGGTAGATAGAacgctttcccttgggaaagggtcgATTTTTTGACATTTCCCTCGAGAAacattagttttagtaccctttccctcgagaaagaatagttttagtaccctcttcctTGAGAatcggtagttttagtacactttcctcggaaaagggtagttttagtacaatttcctagggaaagggtgGCTTTAGTGcccttttcctagggaaagggtagctttagtactcaTTCCCTTGGCAAACTgttgttttagtactctttcctcggaaaagggtaattttagtaccctttctattAGAAATAGAAAGTGGAAATATCATTTCCCTCGGAAAATggttgttttagtactctttccctcgggaaaaagtagttttagtaccctttctctctGGAAAGTGTagctttagtatcctttccctagggaaagaatagttttaatacccttttcctcgGGAGAggatagttttagcaccctttccctcGAGAATgaatagtttaagtaccctttccttcaggaaagaatagttttagtaccctttccttcagAAAAGgatagttgtagtaccctttccctcgggaatgaattttggtagttttagttttagtacccttttccttccTTAGGAAACGGTAATTTTGTACACTTTCTTGGGaatagggtagtttttgtatacTCTTCTCGAAAAAGGGTAGTCTTAGAACACTTTCCTCgaaaaacggtagttttagtaccctttccttgggaaagttttactactctttcccttggttTCCAAAGTTTCCATTGGGAGAGGGTAGTTGGAGTATCCTTTTCCTTAGGGAATGGTAATTTGAGTGTCTTTtttcttggagaagggtagtttgagtaccatTTATCTTAGGAagaggtatttttagtacccttttacaTTAGGAAGAATAGTTTTAAGTACACCTTGCCTTAGGGAAAGATATTTTGAGTACCATTTGCCTTAGAAAAGgatagtttgagtaccctttgcCTTACGGAAGGGCAATTTTAACAATCTATGCCTTAGGGAAGGATATATTGAGTATCCCTTCCCTTacggaagggtagtttaaatccTTTTAAAGTTTCGCTTTTCTCTTGGAAATACAATGCACCCAATCTGAAGTCACTTTGCAATTAGCAAAGGATTCAAAATCGAGGGAGCCTAGACCTCGATATacgaaaattttctgtaaaatgaAAAGCTCCATCTTTTTTTATGATCGATAAGAATTGGGTTATAAACCTTACGATATTTTTAAGAATCTACACGGCTATTGTGAGACCGGAGCTGCAATACGTATAGTGCAAAGTTGTCGATAGCAAGACCCTTACTGGGGTACTCAAGAAGATCCAAAACTGGGCTGCATAGGAATCACGTGAGGTACAGATTTAGTAACGATCCCAAATATACAGCCCATTGAGGTATAGGTTCGGCACAGTGTCGTCAAGTTTCTGCTTAACCTGAAATAACTAAGGGTTCTTTTCGGGAGTATATAGGTGCGGGGGTAAAGGTCTCAGAATACCTTGCACCCAGATCAATTAGAGTTTGAATCAAGAGGATTTCGTTTTCCGACAGGAATGTTGGGGCTGGGATACTGTGAGACCTCGGTCCTTACTGATAGGATCCACGCCGACCCACTTGATATGGGTACAACGATGAGACGGCGGAATGGTGGTATATTCCTCCAGATGGAGGTCAATGCCATAACGATAGCCGCAATTGAAGGCATCTACCTTCTTCGAAACTGAGGATTTATGAGGGCTGTTTGGCTAGGACTGATAACTTCTAGATCTTAGGGCGGTTTGTgtgatttgtttgcagagttgcatttatAACGCGTTTTTAGTGTGCGCGTctggtatgtaactccaccttaagAGTGTCTCCTTCAAATTTTTTACTTACACTTTATCATTGACCTCATCATAGCCATATAACCGTAGCACTGTGAAATTTCCTCGCTTGGTAGCCGAATTTTCTCCTGTAGCCAAGTTCAATTTCCACACTTGATACCAATTATCAATCCAATAGGTAAACAAACAGTTATCGCTTTGTTTCAAACATTGTGGGTTACCCATCGAGACCCATCCTTTGGGTTCTTCGAGCCTCTTAACTTCCCGACAATCTCCACTCACAGTGCACAATTGTAAGGAGGCAATATTCTGGCGGCGATTCAACCAAGTGATCAACAGCTTCTGATCACGAGTCCAGGCTACATTTTGCAAAATATGATCATTGGTAACAATGCCAATGGGGGCTGTTATAGTGACATAGGTAGGATTTAAACTCAAATCGAAAATTCTTAGAGCCACCACTGGATTGTTGGTACCCGGTTTGGGATATTTCAAATCAACCTCTTTGGGATATTGATATTCGGGATTTTCAGCTTCACCATAGAGGAAATATTTGAAAGTCTCCACAGCAGTATCATTAAAGACACCCACAGCCAGGCGACTACCATCAGGAGACCACCACATGGCGCTGCCACTGCTCAAGACCTCTTCTTCATAAACCCAATCGGGTATGCCATTATAGAGTTCACCATTTATGCCATCCGAAGTGATTTGTAGTTCCACAGAGTCATCGAagtgaatgaacacattgtTTTTGTAGACATAGGCTAGACGATCCTTAATGGGTGACCAGGCACAATATTGCAATTTTTCGCCGCCATGAATGCTAATGGCAGTTCTGAAATATGAATACAGAGAAAaggtttacatatagctgttgtgaattctttttcaatttcaacttACTTGCTGGCTATATCGAATACATCATATTTGGCAATGTAGGAATGTCTGAATATCTCCTCCACATCGAAGCGTACCAGAATTTTGGTATTATCTGGAGACAAAGTAAAAGAGCTACTGCTGCTATAGGTTTCCTGGGGAGAAAAATAAGAAAGAAAATCAGGTTTATTGTTACCAATTTTGCAATGATTTCGAAGCAGGTCATTACCAAAAACTCTGAAGTCACAAATATGCTGTCAGTACCAGTTGCCGCATTGAATTTGTGTATGGATCTATCCGCAGAGGTGTAGTAGAATTCATCATCTGTAAATAAGAAAATAAGACATAAGGGTTATAACAAAAGAATATGACGCTTCCGCATACAATTACAGCGCACTATtgccaaaaattaagatataagGGTTTTTATGTTGGATTTTTAGATTGGTAGGAGATTTTTAGATTGgtacaccacctccaaaatccaCAAAACATAACTCAAAAATTCAAACCTGGAATCCCTTTTCAACTATCTAAGGTATGAAGGACCAAGAAAAAACTCTCACCATTAAAATTTCCAGTCTGACAATTCAGGCATATACAGACTTAGGATAACTCCAAACACCATGGTCAATTTCATTTAAGGAGCTACAATCATTTTAAgttaaagaaattgaaaatatgATAGCGGAGCAGGAAGAAAATCTCACCATTAAAAGTTCCAGTCTGACAATTCAGGCATCTACAGAACTCCATAATGGAGAGGACTTATTGTTTGGGGAGAATCAAGATACGGAAATGGGTATTCACCCATTATTCTCTGTTTATCCGCGCAAATATGTGGCAGGATTGGAATTATTGACATCTTTAATGGCATTTCTTTTCCGTTATACGAAACGTCTACGGCATACAGGTCGCAAAATGTTGCTAGAAGCTGATCAGCCATTTGCTGATTGATGCGCCGGCATCAATCAAGGCCTCAATCTGGTGGTCAAATGACGTGTGATTGGAACCTTGTACACCCACAGAGGAGAATTGATAACAGAAGTGCTTGACTAACGCATCCCCAGCGGGTATGGCCAACCCTTCTCCAATAATGATCACGTATTGAATAAGTCTGGCTTTTATCGACGATCATATGGGAGGTATGCGGCTGTGTTTGACGAGACTCATCTTTTCTGAATAACTAATAATCATCAGTGGGGCCAATCAGCTCATTGAGGGATTAAAAGCCAGTTCTCCGTCACTTGGCGGTTCTCTGGCTTAAGCCCCTCGTATATACTATCCACATGGTTCAGAAAAATTTCTCATTTTCGGTACGAAATTCGGGAACTATTCTCTTGACCATGAACGATTAGAGAGCATTATCCTGTAGAACCCCAAGGATTGTGGGCAAGAAAAGATCTTTCGAGATACAGTAGCGCTCGGATAAGTTCCATATTCGCTCCAAAAATTCTACGACGACGCCTTCCCTCTCGAATCTCAGTTCTTATTACTGTCCTATGTTCATGAAATCGTGATCGGAAGTTTCGTTTTTTGGGGAATCTTTGGAGAGCATTGCCCTGTAGAACCTCAAGAATTGTGGGCATGAGAAGGTCTTTCAAGAATCGGTAGCACTCTGATAATTATAAAGCAATTAATAATGCAAATCTCAGCTCCCATCTCTGTATAATGTTCATAAAATCGTGATCGGAAGGTTCGTTTCTTAGGGAATCATTGGAGAGTGTTCCCTGCAGAACCCCATGGAAAGTGGGCAAGAGAAGGTCTGTCGAGATGCGATAGCACTCTGATAATTTCTCCATTCGCTCTAAAAATTATAGGAGTTCGCCTTCCTTTGCAAATCTCAGTTCCCATCTCTGTATAATGTTCATGATATCGTGATCGGAAGGTTTCTTTTTTGGGGATCATTTGAGAGCATTACCCTGCAGAACCCTAAAGAGGTGGGCAAAAGAAGGTTTTTCAAGCACTCAGATAATTTCTTCCATTAGCTCCAACAATTTTTGGTGGTCACCCCCTCGCAAATCTCAGTTCCCATCCCTGTACTATGTTTATGAAATCGTGATCGAAAGGTTCGTTTTTTAAGGAGTGTTTGAGTGTTTTGTCTTGTGGACTCCATTTACGTTAATTTGTAGTGAGTGTACCATTATGTTGGTGGAATAAGTGTGTGCCACCTCTTTCATTTGCCTTTTAACTCTGTCTCGAGATCTTGCAGCAGATTTTCTGACAAGACTCTCAACTGCTTATCTCGAATGTATTTTGCCAGTTTTTTCCAAAGATTCTCTACCATCCAACCCTCTGTGGCAATGTTTGCAGCCTGACACTGGCTCACTTGTTGTTATTACTTTTGAAAGTAGATCCACCCTAGTGATGCGGTAGATAAATGCTTGGAAGTTATTGACTTTGCATTATCGTGCGTTGGACTTAAGTCTCCCTCGGCTGCGAGATTCGGAATTAGTCCCACGTTCGAACAAATGGTGTTCGACCGTCTCCAACTTCTCCTCGTCAGCGTACACCATGAACCAGTCCGTTGTAAAGACCAGTCAGGAGAGCTATCAACATTCCGAAATTATCCTTCCTCTGCCCAAGGATAAGTGATTTACGCATAATTCTCGGCCACAGGGCCTTCGCCACCCTGTTAACCACAATCCCAACCCATGCTCCATTCGCAGAGACAAGTAGGAAGCTTTCACCCTATCAGAAGCTTGAAAAAGGGGAGTTCACTGATTCCGTTGTACGATCCATTCTTAGTCAGCACGTCGACCGCCTCGTTAGCTACCACCTCTTGATATCTAGAAACTCCAACAGATCCTGACAGCTTTACCCATGGTTCTTTGCGCTTTCTAACCAGTCTCTACCACTgccttatcaatgcggctttagacctggtaaatccacccctagaccagatattctgactgcgccaaattctggaaaagacccgagaaggccaaatcaacacctaccatcactttgtggactacaaagccgctttcgccgctgagtttggtatccttgcaaaattaataagactctgcaggttgacacttgctgatacgcgttcctcagtaagaatgggaAAGTTTATCTAGGAACCATTTATTTAATAGCAAACGAGGTTTTAGTCAATTAGACACCCTATCGTGTGAtccctttaacatcctgctggagaagatcatACGAAATGCAgatatgaatagatatggcacactaaacacaagagaacacatgcttctCGATTATGTCAACAACATCGGCATCATAggttggtcaccggaagtagtcaCTGCTGCCGTTGAAAGAATcggaagagagtcagtgaaaatccaggccacctctcgaaagacgaagattacactatacaagacactgattctACCCCTGTATAacatatggttctgaagcatgggtacttgtgaaagcagacgaggcagagcttggagtgtttgagagaaagattcttcgtaaaatgtatagaccagtttgagttaatggagaatacGAATACGACGAGAATACGACGCctagtatgaaccacgagctgtatgacgacgatagcatagttacacgtatcaaaataataCTGCTGCGTCTTATTGTCAAAATGGACAAAGAAGCTCcagtaaagaagtct
The Stomoxys calcitrans chromosome 3, idStoCalc2.1, whole genome shotgun sequence genome window above contains:
- the LOC106092568 gene encoding venom dipeptidyl peptidase 4, yielding MHFAKQLAIFAILGCYLFTPVVNSPLKNRDNKRPWGLLEALLAGSQIRGSNMTWIADDEFYYTSADRSIHKFNAATGTDSIFVTSEFLETYSSSSSFTLSPDNTKILVRFDVEEIFRHSYIAKYDVFDIASKTAISIHGGEKLQYCAWSPIKDRLAYVYKNNVFIHFDDSVELQITSDGINGELYNGIPDWVYEEEVLSSGSAMWWSPDGSRLAVGVFNDTAVETFKYFLYGEAENPEYQYPKEVDLKYPKPGTNNPVVALRIFDLSLNPTYVTITAPIGIVTNDHILQNVAWTRDQKLLITWLNRRQNIASLQLCTVSGDCREVKRLEEPKGWVSMGNPQCLKQSDNCLFTYWIDNWYQVWKLNLATGENSATKRGNFTVLRLYGYDEVNDKVFYQATLKNDPSIYHVFSNDDCLTCDLKDVDGDACKSAGAVFSKGFSYYTVVCSGPNPSYTKVIETKTNQPIKDWELNAPFREFLDTRLRPVIQYMNVSLDGGFTGFAKLMLPPNLDVNKKYPMIVVVYGGPNSVRVTNGFNVGFEGYMTTNREVIYAMIDGRGTGNKGKDFLFSVNNHLGEFEVVDQIAVTKYLQDNLSYVDRERCGIWGWSYGGYMTARTLAQDNDRVFQCGISVAPVTSWLYYDTIYTERYMGLPTNEDNLEKYLRTSVLEEVENFRNHDFMLIHGSGDDNVHYQQSLMLAKVLQAHDILFEEMTYPDENHSIGNFLPHLYHTMDHFWINCLNLDVPEDDE